In Lysinibacillus sp. FSL M8-0337, the following proteins share a genomic window:
- a CDS encoding MFS transporter, protein MKIFRNYGLLLGGFGFSYLGNWIYLVALNLMVWHLTYSATAVAGIFIVGPIARILTNFVAGSIIDRSNKRHIMIAMDVLRGLIVFLMPFMTSIWLVYGLLFLANIASSFFGPSSTYYIAKYVHDEDKQRFNALLGTFNSGSFMLGPAIAGVLIATFNINIAMWVNSVTFFVCAWVIALLPNLEEEVKETRGVLTIRVMITDFKIVWTFIQQQRQFLKFFIAYQIALMVAFALDSQEMTFIKKVLSVSDSLYGVLVSVAGVGAIVGGLLAMALVQKFSITTYIGVGLTCTMLSYTLFYASSNIWFATGCFITLGVFMAFSNTGFDTVYQKNIPPHLMGRFGSAVSLVQSVIQIVLTFSLGVMADWFSLQLVAVIFGAIGLVFALYMAIHIATNKQALQIKTNI, encoded by the coding sequence ATGAAGATTTTTCGGAACTATGGCTTGTTATTAGGGGGATTTGGCTTTTCTTATTTAGGGAATTGGATTTATCTCGTTGCTTTAAACTTAATGGTTTGGCATTTAACGTATTCAGCAACAGCGGTAGCAGGTATCTTTATTGTTGGTCCGATTGCCCGCATCCTGACAAATTTTGTGGCAGGTTCTATTATTGATCGGTCAAATAAAAGACACATTATGATTGCGATGGATGTTTTACGTGGACTCATTGTTTTTTTAATGCCCTTTATGACATCTATCTGGCTTGTCTACGGCTTATTATTTTTAGCGAATATCGCTAGTAGTTTCTTTGGACCAAGTAGTACATATTATATTGCCAAATACGTGCACGATGAAGATAAGCAACGTTTTAATGCACTGCTAGGCACATTCAATTCAGGTTCTTTTATGTTAGGCCCGGCCATTGCAGGTGTGCTTATTGCCACTTTTAATATTAATATCGCAATGTGGGTAAACAGTGTGACATTTTTTGTTTGTGCATGGGTGATTGCCCTTTTACCGAATTTAGAAGAGGAAGTGAAAGAGACGCGGGGAGTCCTTACAATACGAGTAATGATAACTGACTTTAAAATCGTTTGGACTTTTATACAACAGCAAAGGCAATTTTTGAAATTTTTTATTGCCTATCAAATTGCGCTCATGGTTGCTTTTGCATTAGACTCGCAAGAAATGACGTTTATCAAGAAAGTTTTATCAGTTTCTGATAGTTTGTATGGCGTACTTGTCAGTGTGGCAGGGGTGGGGGCTATTGTTGGTGGGTTATTGGCAATGGCATTAGTACAGAAATTTTCAATCACTACCTATATAGGAGTTGGGCTAACATGCACGATGTTATCCTACACTTTGTTCTATGCGTCCAGCAATATTTGGTTTGCAACAGGTTGCTTTATCACGTTAGGTGTTTTTATGGCATTTAGCAATACGGGATTTGATACGGTCTACCAAAAAAACATTCCACCACATTTAATGGGACGATTCGGTAGCGCTGTCAGCCTTGTGCAAAGTGTTATTCAAATTGTACTCACGTTTAGTTTAGGCGTAATGGCAGACTGGTTTTCTCTACAGCTTGTAGCTGTTATTTTTGGTGCAATTGGTTTGGTATTTGCCCTATACATGGCGATCCATATTGCAACGAATAAACAGGCACTGCAAATTAAGACCAATATATAA
- a CDS encoding cytochrome c biogenesis protein CcdA — protein MDGQLLFSTVFIAGILSFLSPCIVPLLPVYFSVLSTNESGTAMQQGFSIGKWQVNTHLLFKTIIFVVGLSTSFVILGFGAGFLGSVINTDWFIVVCGAVVILLGLHQIGFIKLAVLHKETKVQLTRSNKRDLLGTFLLGLTFSMGWTPCIGPILGAVLGLSASEGQATYGALMMFFYALGLLIPFLVLALFSDFLLRHVTKINKHTKKIKIAGGVMIIFMGIVLMTNNLNLLLTFIPQ, from the coding sequence GTGGACGGGCAGCTTTTATTCAGTACTGTTTTTATTGCGGGAATTCTTTCTTTTCTCTCCCCCTGCATTGTCCCTTTACTACCGGTTTATTTTTCAGTTTTGTCAACGAATGAAAGTGGAACTGCTATGCAACAAGGCTTCTCTATCGGTAAATGGCAAGTAAATACACATCTACTATTTAAAACGATTATTTTTGTTGTCGGTCTTTCGACAAGCTTTGTGATTTTAGGATTTGGCGCCGGTTTTCTTGGTTCGGTCATTAATACAGACTGGTTTATCGTCGTCTGTGGGGCAGTAGTCATTTTGCTCGGTCTACATCAAATTGGCTTCATTAAATTAGCCGTGCTTCATAAAGAAACGAAAGTGCAGCTAACACGAAGTAATAAACGTGACTTACTCGGCACCTTTCTTTTAGGTCTAACATTTAGTATGGGCTGGACACCTTGTATCGGACCAATTTTAGGAGCAGTGTTAGGCTTATCAGCAAGTGAGGGGCAAGCAACTTATGGGGCGCTGATGATGTTTTTCTATGCTCTTGGATTACTAATTCCCTTTTTAGTTCTTGCACTTTTCTCCGATTTCCTTTTACGACATGTTACAAAAATCAATAAACATACAAAGAAAATTAAAATTGCCGGTGGTGTCATGATTATTTTCATGGGGATTGTTTTAATGACAAATAATTTAAATCTATTATTAACATTCATTCCACAATAG
- a CDS encoding redoxin family protein, producing the protein MNYLKHLVILFVAALFLGACSADSKNTATTTAAASNEGIMAPSFNLVDVKGDSYNLADYKGKKVYVKFWASWCSICLAGLEELNTLAGEEQDFVVLSIVSPNFNNEKDSDAFIKWFNGVENTSNIKVLLDEDGAIAKQYNVRAYPTSAYIGSDGKLIQTLPGHVGNPQIIEKFKSIQ; encoded by the coding sequence ATGAATTATTTAAAACATCTTGTTATTTTGTTCGTAGCAGCCCTTTTTTTAGGGGCGTGTTCTGCAGATTCCAAAAATACAGCTACTACCACTGCAGCGGCTAGTAACGAGGGCATTATGGCCCCCTCCTTTAACTTAGTTGATGTTAAAGGGGATAGTTATAATCTTGCTGACTACAAGGGTAAAAAAGTGTACGTAAAGTTTTGGGCTTCGTGGTGCTCTATTTGTTTAGCTGGCTTAGAAGAACTAAATACATTGGCTGGTGAGGAACAGGATTTTGTTGTCTTAAGCATTGTTTCGCCGAACTTTAATAATGAAAAAGACAGTGATGCATTTATTAAATGGTTTAATGGAGTTGAAAACACTTCAAATATTAAAGTGCTATTAGATGAAGATGGCGCCATTGCAAAACAATACAATGTGCGAGCTTATCCAACGTCTGCCTATATTGGATCTGATGGCAAGCTAATCCAAACGCTCCCTGGCCATGTAGGCAATCCACAAATTATTGAGAAATTTAAAAGTATCCAATAA
- the msrAB gene encoding bifunctional peptide-methionine (S)-S-oxide reductase MsrA/peptide-methionine (R)-S-oxide reductase MsrB, with translation MKIKLFGVLVSILLLLSACSADTSLLASNASTAQAQSKYPPNPNVNVSFDTNNLKDIWLAGGCFWGVEHYMARVYGVYDAVSGYANGNTENPTYEDVIWKNTGHAETVHVRYDPERVDLEKLLAHFFQIIDPTLLNQQGNDRGTQYRTGIYYTDEADKSIIDKVIAKEQERYDKPIVTEVEPLVNFTIAEEYHQDYLEKNPDGYCHVKFDSLENQEIPSLIDPARYPKPSDDEIKKILTKEQYRVTQGNGTEMAYSNEYWDNYDPGIYVDIVTGEPLFSSADKYDSMCGWPSFTKPIDPAVVLEYEDTSYNMIRTEVRSRSGDSHLGHVFNDGPKDRGGLRYCINSAAIKFIPQAEMEAAGYGYLVHLTK, from the coding sequence ATGAAGATAAAATTATTTGGCGTATTAGTAAGTATCTTACTACTTTTATCTGCATGTTCAGCAGACACTTCTCTGTTAGCAAGTAATGCAAGTACCGCACAAGCACAATCTAAATATCCACCAAACCCTAACGTCAATGTCAGTTTTGATACAAATAATTTAAAAGATATTTGGCTTGCAGGTGGTTGCTTCTGGGGTGTAGAACATTATATGGCGCGTGTTTACGGTGTCTATGATGCCGTATCTGGTTATGCAAATGGCAACACAGAAAACCCAACCTACGAAGACGTCATTTGGAAAAATACTGGCCATGCAGAAACAGTTCATGTGCGCTATGACCCTGAACGTGTTGATTTAGAAAAACTATTAGCACATTTCTTTCAAATAATTGACCCAACGTTACTCAATCAGCAAGGAAATGACCGTGGTACCCAATATCGTACAGGTATTTATTATACAGATGAAGCCGACAAATCAATTATTGATAAAGTTATAGCAAAAGAACAAGAACGCTATGATAAGCCTATCGTGACCGAGGTGGAACCACTTGTGAACTTTACAATTGCAGAGGAGTACCACCAAGATTATCTTGAAAAAAACCCAGATGGCTACTGTCATGTAAAGTTTGATTCTTTGGAAAATCAAGAAATACCATCACTCATTGATCCTGCACGATATCCAAAGCCAAGCGACGATGAAATTAAAAAAATATTAACAAAAGAACAATATCGAGTAACACAAGGCAATGGTACAGAAATGGCTTACTCCAATGAATACTGGGATAATTATGATCCAGGCATTTATGTTGATATTGTTACGGGCGAGCCGCTTTTTTCATCAGCGGACAAATATGATTCGATGTGCGGTTGGCCAAGCTTTACAAAACCAATTGACCCAGCAGTAGTGCTTGAATATGAAGATACAAGTTATAATATGATTAGAACTGAAGTGAGAAGTCGCAGTGGTGATAGCCACCTAGGGCATGTATTTAATGACGGGCCTAAAGATCGTGGCGGCTTACGTTATTGCATCAATAGTGCTGCCATTAAGTTTATTCCACAAGCCGAAATGGAAGCAGCAGGTTACGGGTACTTAGTACATCTCACAAAATAA
- a CDS encoding response regulator translates to MYTLLVVDDEAIIIKGIRSFVHFEELSITTVLEASNGEAALEIFKKHSPDLILADINMPKMNGLDFAIAAKALKPDVKIAIITGYDYFDYAVTALKAGIDDYVLKPVSKKDIQETLKNLIEKRQATQSQHEISRLVEGILNDTKVHDDTGYKAKIQKEIDRNIANVDFSLSYLAKQLALSNSYLSSLFKSLYGKNFQDYMLSIRLDRAKIFLLSTDMKVYEVAAAVGFDDPNYFSATFKRKFDVSPNQFREKMRE, encoded by the coding sequence ATGTATACATTATTGGTCGTCGATGACGAAGCTATTATCATTAAAGGAATTCGCTCATTTGTTCATTTCGAGGAGCTTTCTATTACAACGGTACTTGAGGCTTCAAATGGTGAAGCCGCACTTGAAATTTTCAAAAAACATAGCCCTGACCTTATATTAGCGGACATCAATATGCCGAAAATGAACGGTCTTGATTTTGCCATTGCGGCAAAGGCACTAAAACCAGATGTAAAAATTGCTATTATTACAGGCTATGACTATTTTGATTATGCTGTAACAGCGTTAAAGGCTGGCATTGATGACTATGTTCTAAAACCAGTCTCTAAAAAAGACATTCAAGAAACATTAAAAAATCTGATTGAAAAACGGCAAGCAACACAAAGCCAGCATGAAATATCGCGGCTTGTCGAAGGAATATTAAACGACACAAAAGTACATGATGATACGGGTTATAAAGCCAAAATTCAAAAGGAGATTGACCGCAATATTGCCAATGTCGATTTCTCTTTAAGCTACTTAGCAAAACAACTGGCGCTAAGTAATTCTTATTTGAGTAGCTTGTTTAAGAGCCTGTACGGCAAAAACTTTCAAGATTATATGCTCTCTATTCGCTTAGACCGAGCGAAAATTTTTTTACTTAGCACTGATATGAAAGTATATGAAGTAGCAGCAGCTGTCGGCTTTGACGACCCTAATTATTTCAGTGCCACATTTAAAAGGAAATTTGATGTTTCTCCGAATCAGTTTAGAGAAAAAATGAGGGAATAG
- a CDS encoding sensor histidine kinase, with translation MKKSNMLKTLRMQIALHYLKASGVILLLMGGILYYSISSVVLSEATSSTKTAVEKSGMYIDLYIERLKAVSALLAENPQLVSYFSSTERDPAMKQNLLSLIRTTMTTDPFIQSVVIVSKDGQVLSNEKGLIMSMSSNMMKEQWYMAAVNNGSKPVLTSARMQHFSMDKDNWVISISREIKNNEGQNIGVLLIDIQYKVIEDFLANLDLGKNGFSFIINDQGEVVYHRDTAYFADSMKQQQLQQIIANQAGYDKEKNTLTHTYKLMNADWTFVGVSSQDGLLMIKRQLLEIFLLVGTVLFIIAAVSVALFAGRITKPFQRLEKAMQTIEYGLKEVPIDAKGCYEAQSLAKHFNSMIVQIEKLMQEITEKEKHLRATEISALHSQINPHFLYNTLDTIVWMAEFNDSEKVIEITKALAQFFRLSLSGGNELTTVENELDHVRQYLFIQKERYGENLNYTIVCEPAIRNVQLPKILLQPIVENALYHGIRSLSHIGHIYISAKLTGSDVELSVQDNGQGFDVNKLSKNPSEKRTKLGGVGIKNVDQRIKLYYGPDYGITIDSSIGIGTTISIKIPSTLK, from the coding sequence ATGAAGAAGTCCAATATGCTGAAAACTTTACGCATGCAAATAGCCCTTCACTATTTAAAAGCAAGTGGCGTTATTTTGTTATTAATGGGCGGCATTTTATATTATAGTATTTCCTCTGTTGTATTGAGTGAAGCAACTTCTAGTACGAAAACAGCAGTAGAAAAGAGCGGTATGTATATTGACCTTTATATTGAGCGCCTAAAAGCGGTGTCTGCTTTACTTGCTGAAAACCCTCAGCTTGTATCCTATTTTTCAAGTACAGAGCGCGATCCCGCTATGAAGCAAAATTTACTGTCGCTGATTCGGACAACGATGACAACCGATCCATTTATTCAATCGGTCGTTATTGTGAGTAAAGATGGGCAAGTACTTTCCAATGAAAAAGGGTTAATTATGAGTATGTCGAGCAATATGATGAAGGAACAATGGTATATGGCGGCTGTTAATAACGGTAGCAAGCCCGTTTTAACCTCTGCACGGATGCAGCATTTTTCAATGGATAAAGACAACTGGGTTATCTCGATTAGTCGCGAAATAAAAAATAATGAAGGGCAAAATATTGGCGTATTGCTTATCGATATCCAGTATAAAGTAATTGAAGACTTTTTAGCTAATTTAGATTTAGGGAAGAATGGCTTTTCTTTCATTATCAATGACCAAGGCGAAGTTGTTTATCACAGGGATACAGCGTATTTTGCAGACTCCATGAAACAACAACAATTACAGCAAATAATCGCCAATCAAGCAGGCTATGATAAAGAAAAAAATACGTTAACGCACACCTATAAGTTAATGAATGCAGACTGGACGTTTGTTGGTGTCTCTTCGCAAGATGGATTGTTAATGATTAAAAGGCAATTGCTCGAAATCTTTCTGTTAGTAGGAACTGTTCTCTTTATTATTGCTGCTGTTAGTGTTGCATTATTCGCTGGGCGCATTACGAAACCATTCCAACGTTTAGAAAAAGCTATGCAAACTATCGAATATGGCTTAAAAGAGGTGCCTATTGATGCCAAAGGATGCTATGAGGCACAAAGTTTAGCAAAACATTTCAATAGTATGATTGTCCAAATTGAAAAATTAATGCAAGAAATTACTGAAAAAGAGAAGCACTTAAGAGCGACAGAAATTAGTGCGCTCCACAGTCAAATTAATCCGCATTTCTTATACAATACATTAGATACAATTGTGTGGATGGCTGAGTTTAATGATAGTGAGAAAGTGATAGAAATTACAAAAGCACTCGCCCAGTTTTTCCGTCTTTCACTAAGTGGTGGAAATGAACTGACAACCGTAGAAAATGAATTAGATCATGTTCGTCAATATTTATTTATTCAAAAAGAACGTTACGGGGAGAACTTAAATTACACGATTGTCTGTGAACCAGCCATACGCAATGTACAACTGCCTAAAATCCTTTTACAGCCCATCGTAGAAAATGCTTTATATCATGGAATTCGAAGTCTTTCTCATATTGGTCATATTTATATTAGTGCAAAACTTACTGGTAGTGATGTAGAGCTTAGCGTCCAAGACAACGGACAAGGCTTCGACGTCAATAAATTAAGCAAGAACCCAAGTGAAAAGCGCACAAAACTTGGTGGCGTTGGCATTAAAAATGTTGATCAGCGCATTAAACTCTATTATGGACCTGATTATGGCATTACCATTGATTCGAGTATCGGCATCGGAACAACAATTTCTATTAAAATTCCATCAACACTAAAATAA
- the helD gene encoding RNA polymerase recycling motor HelD, with the protein MKSEFQQEQQRLDIVMETISEQLSKLEKETLQRKNEVVNIRKHFWDEIKVNMDTFDDYLETIIGLRQETQALSVSQSTHKHASKRLSTLRRMQKVPYFGRIDFLGEGMSVKEQVYIGISSLMDKSGEDFLIYDWRSPISSVYYDYMPGPAQYTTPEGIIYGELEKKWQYLIREGVLQSMFDTSLTIGDEILQQVLGQGTNKHMQSIVATIQQEQNRIIRHDQGRLLIVHGAAGSGKTSAALQRIAYLLYKYRDRLNADQIILFSPNAMFNSYVSNVLPELGEENMQQVTFQEYLHHRLSKEFDVENPYEQLEYVLTEAHTPTHSVRVANIRFKASTRFFEVIKAYRKSLEFNGMIFKDIYFRGQPILTAQQIGEQFYRNDTSLNFHNRLEKLTEWILKKVKETEKVEWKKEWVQEEIELLSNEEYHKARVYLAKKQGFVRETIADYEMEPHKLARLIVSKKLKTLRKRIRALQFIDIKEIYKRLFIEPEQIKQWVDGETPVEWEAICQVTREMLDEDKLYYEDATPFLLMKELIQGFQTNSAIKHILVDEAQDYSPFQFEFLKRLFPFARMTVLGDFNQAIFAHASEMIDFNILSSLYGPDETEVITMTRSYRSTKPIIEFTRKLVPNGERIMPFERDGALPVLTQLSDRAALHHAITTKVEALRKDGYNSIAIICKTAEESKHAYEALTNIEDVKLIKNGSPEYEQGVVIIPSYLSKGIEFEAVIIYDASEHIYGDDSLCRVFYTACTRAMHYLQLYSVGEPSPLLRNAIQEN; encoded by the coding sequence ATGAAGTCGGAGTTTCAGCAAGAGCAACAACGTTTGGACATTGTTATGGAGACTATTTCAGAGCAATTGAGTAAGTTGGAGAAAGAAACTTTACAGCGTAAGAATGAAGTAGTAAATATTCGCAAACATTTTTGGGACGAAATTAAGGTCAATATGGATACCTTCGATGATTACCTTGAGACGATTATCGGCTTAAGACAAGAAACGCAAGCACTGTCTGTCAGTCAAAGCACACACAAACATGCTTCTAAAAGATTGTCTACACTGCGTCGGATGCAGAAAGTGCCTTACTTCGGTCGAATTGATTTTTTAGGAGAAGGTATGTCAGTGAAAGAACAAGTCTATATTGGTATTTCATCGCTTATGGATAAAAGCGGGGAGGATTTCCTTATTTACGATTGGAGATCACCTATTTCGAGTGTTTACTACGATTACATGCCAGGCCCTGCCCAGTACACGACACCGGAAGGCATTATTTACGGGGAATTAGAGAAAAAGTGGCAATACCTAATTCGTGAAGGGGTACTTCAATCCATGTTTGATACAAGTTTGACAATTGGAGATGAAATTTTACAGCAAGTGCTAGGGCAAGGTACAAACAAACATATGCAAAGTATAGTCGCCACGATTCAACAGGAGCAAAACCGAATTATCCGCCATGATCAAGGCAGGTTGCTTATTGTACATGGAGCAGCTGGCAGTGGGAAAACTTCAGCAGCTTTACAACGAATTGCTTATCTGCTTTATAAATACCGCGACAGACTGAATGCAGATCAAATTATCTTATTTTCACCTAATGCTATGTTTAACAGCTATGTCTCTAATGTATTGCCTGAACTGGGCGAAGAAAATATGCAGCAAGTAACGTTTCAGGAGTACCTACATCACCGACTAAGTAAAGAGTTCGATGTTGAAAATCCGTATGAACAATTGGAATATGTTTTAACTGAAGCCCATACGCCTACGCATAGTGTAAGAGTGGCGAACATTCGCTTCAAAGCATCTACGCGCTTTTTTGAAGTTATTAAAGCGTACAGAAAGTCGTTAGAGTTTAATGGCATGATATTCAAGGACATTTACTTCAGAGGACAACCGATACTTACTGCACAACAAATTGGGGAACAATTTTATCGTAACGACACGTCACTTAACTTCCATAATCGACTGGAAAAATTAACAGAATGGATTTTAAAGAAAGTAAAAGAAACCGAAAAAGTTGAATGGAAAAAGGAATGGGTGCAAGAAGAAATTGAGTTGCTCAGTAATGAAGAATACCATAAGGCACGCGTCTATTTAGCTAAAAAGCAAGGCTTTGTAAGAGAGACGATAGCCGATTATGAGATGGAGCCTCATAAACTCGCGCGATTGATTGTATCTAAGAAATTGAAGACATTGCGAAAACGGATTCGTGCGTTACAATTTATCGACATTAAGGAAATCTACAAGCGGTTGTTTATAGAACCTGAGCAAATAAAACAGTGGGTAGATGGTGAAACACCAGTAGAGTGGGAGGCTATTTGCCAAGTAACGCGAGAGATGCTAGATGAAGATAAATTATATTACGAAGATGCTACTCCGTTTTTATTGATGAAAGAATTGATTCAAGGTTTTCAAACGAATAGCGCAATCAAGCATATTCTTGTGGATGAGGCGCAGGACTATTCACCATTTCAATTCGAGTTTTTAAAACGCTTATTTCCTTTTGCAAGGATGACGGTGCTAGGGGATTTTAATCAGGCAATCTTCGCACATGCTAGCGAAATGATTGATTTTAATATTCTAAGTAGCCTATATGGACCTGATGAAACAGAAGTCATTACGATGACGCGTAGTTATCGCTCGACAAAACCGATTATCGAGTTTACACGTAAACTAGTGCCGAATGGCGAACGCATTATGCCGTTTGAACGAGATGGCGCATTACCTGTGCTAACACAATTATCGGATCGTGCAGCTTTACATCATGCTATTACAACGAAAGTCGAAGCTTTGCGAAAAGACGGCTATAATAGTATCGCCATTATCTGCAAAACTGCTGAGGAAAGCAAACATGCATATGAAGCTTTAACCAATATTGAGGATGTGAAGCTTATAAAAAATGGCTCACCGGAGTACGAACAAGGTGTCGTCATTATTCCATCCTATTTATCCAAAGGAATAGAATTTGAAGCGGTTATCATCTATGATGCATCTGAGCACATATATGGTGATGACAGTTTATGTAGAGTTTTCTACACTGCCTGCACGAGAGCCATGCATTATTTGCAACTATATAGCGTAGGAGAACCGAGCCCACTTTTACGCAATGCTATACAGGAAAATTGA
- a CDS encoding TetR/AcrR family transcriptional regulator, with amino-acid sequence MSKREQQKQQRRQNIIQIAKDLFLEQGVQNIQMQDVADAAGVGIATIFRYFPKKEYLVIAASNTITNEMATDIGRIVEQTIPAFEKIEQILDYYISGTKDPQLRLAKFFESFDLYEKIAAESTEQYAEYLFARSKLASILLALAEQGKQDGSLRTDIDLDVFIITMVQNFSLFTFKSSLTTHDTNLSSFLSADKQLAMIKDVFLTYIRPQ; translated from the coding sequence ATGAGTAAACGAGAACAACAAAAACAACAACGTCGCCAAAATATTATCCAAATTGCCAAGGATTTATTTTTAGAGCAAGGCGTTCAAAACATACAGATGCAAGACGTGGCAGATGCCGCTGGGGTTGGGATTGCAACAATATTCCGTTATTTCCCTAAAAAAGAGTATTTAGTTATTGCAGCTTCCAATACTATTACGAATGAAATGGCAACAGATATAGGGAGGATTGTCGAGCAGACGATTCCAGCTTTTGAAAAAATCGAGCAAATTTTAGATTATTATATAAGTGGCACAAAGGACCCACAGCTACGTTTAGCAAAGTTTTTTGAGTCCTTTGATTTATATGAAAAAATAGCTGCTGAATCAACGGAGCAATATGCGGAATACTTATTTGCTCGAAGCAAATTAGCTAGCATTTTATTAGCATTAGCTGAGCAAGGCAAGCAAGATGGCTCATTAAGAACCGACATTGATTTAGATGTTTTTATTATAACGATGGTACAAAATTTTAGTTTATTTACATTTAAATCAAGCCTGACAACCCATGATACGAACCTCTCTTCATTCCTTTCAGCGGACAAGCAACTCGCGATGATAAAGGATGTATTTTTAACCTATATTCGACCACAATAA
- a CDS encoding glucose 1-dehydrogenase, with amino-acid sequence MSRLSGKVAIITGAAQGMGAAHAKLFVEQGAKVILTDLNEEKGHAFATELGENAIFVKQNVTSEEDWATVIATAEEKFGPVNVLVNNAGITMAKNMLDMTLEEYRRIVDINQVSVFLGMKAVAASMMKAGSGSIVNISSMNGLVAGAVGYTDTKFAVRGMTKAAAINLAPMGIRVNSVHPGVIATPMVVQEDTKAAVEEFSKHIPLKRVAQPEEVSNMVLFLASDESSYSTGSEFIIDGGLTAQ; translated from the coding sequence ATGAGTCGTTTATCAGGTAAAGTAGCAATTATTACAGGCGCTGCACAAGGTATGGGTGCTGCACATGCTAAATTATTCGTAGAGCAAGGTGCAAAAGTTATTTTAACAGATTTAAATGAAGAAAAAGGCCATGCATTCGCTACTGAATTAGGTGAAAATGCAATTTTCGTTAAACAAAATGTTACTTCTGAAGAAGATTGGGCTACAGTCATTGCAACTGCAGAAGAAAAATTCGGTCCAGTAAACGTATTAGTTAACAACGCCGGTATTACGATGGCGAAAAATATGCTTGATATGACATTAGAAGAATACCGACGCATTGTGGATATTAACCAAGTATCAGTATTTTTAGGTATGAAAGCGGTAGCAGCTTCAATGATGAAAGCTGGTAGCGGTTCAATCGTCAATATTTCTTCAATGAACGGTTTAGTTGCTGGTGCTGTAGGATATACAGATACAAAATTCGCAGTACGTGGTATGACAAAAGCAGCTGCAATCAATCTAGCACCAATGGGTATTCGCGTAAATTCAGTGCACCCAGGCGTCATCGCAACGCCAATGGTTGTACAAGAAGATACAAAAGCTGCAGTAGAAGAATTCTCTAAACATATTCCATTAAAACGTGTAGCACAACCAGAAGAAGTATCGAATATGGTGCTATTTTTAGCTTCTGATGAATCTAGCTATTCAACAGGTTCAGAATTCATTATCGACGGCGGATTAACTGCGCAATAA